A single region of the Candidatus Poribacteria bacterium genome encodes:
- a CDS encoding tetratricopeptide repeat protein: MREIKKLTAENVKHFRDRKEWEKTRRRQRSIFSRDHFVSRDQFISNIYRIAAAWEKLHNDPLAIDTYKTLIREYPSVKFSVRYVEFRIGVLYQQQGAYRHAIEVYDRLLENPLQSRFEDEAEYQRAVCYHTLGEKKAAYEGFKAYIHMRKGERSYLRQAEVFLRQYEQDTD; the protein is encoded by the coding sequence TTGAGAGAAATCAAAAAACTGACCGCCGAAAACGTCAAGCATTTTAGGGATCGCAAGGAATGGGAAAAAACACGGCGGCGACAGCGTTCTATTTTTTCACGCGATCACTTTGTTTCACGCGATCAATTCATTTCTAATATCTATAGAATTGCTGCGGCGTGGGAGAAACTTCACAACGACCCCCTGGCGATTGATACATACAAGACCTTGATAAGAGAGTACCCATCGGTAAAATTTTCCGTCAGGTATGTAGAATTCCGAATCGGAGTTCTCTACCAGCAACAGGGTGCCTACAGGCATGCTATAGAAGTCTATGATCGCCTCTTGGAAAATCCACTGCAGAGTCGATTCGAGGATGAAGCCGAGTATCAACGGGCGGTCTGTTACCATACTCTCGGCGAAAAAAAGGCGGCTTATGAAGGCTTCAAAGCCTATATACACATGAGGAAAGGGGAGAGATCTTACCTCCGTCAAGCAGAAGTCTTTCTTCGCCAGTATGAACAAGACACGGATTAA